The genomic region CACAGGCCTCAAGATCCGCTCCCTCTGCGCCCGGCTGGATATCTTTGTGCCGGGTCGGAAGCTCGACGATAACGCCAGTATCCTGGTGGACTATGAAGGCGGCGCCAAGGGCCTCTATTGGGCGAGCCAAATCGCCGCGGGCTACGACAACGCGTTGAGCGTTCGCGTGTTCGGCGAAAAGGGAACCATCGAATGGAAGCAGGAAATTCCCAATTATCTCAAGTTGTACAAACCCGGACAGCCCTGCGTGACCCTGTCCCGGGGCAGAGACCCCTTCGCCCCCCACGCCCAGAGCTATTCGCGGATCCCCTCGGGCCATCCCGAAGGCTATTTTGAGGCGCTGGCCAATATTTACAAGACCTATATCTCCGCCCTTGCCAAGCAGAAAGCGGGAGGAGCGCTGACGGAAGGGGATCTCGATTTCCCCGACGCCAATGCCGGCGCCGAAGGCGTAAAATTCATCGGCAAGTGCGTGGAAAGCTCTCAGAAAGGCGCGACCTGGGTTGAGTTTTAACGATAGTTTCAAATAAATCTGACAAGTTATAAGGAGGAACCTTATGGCAAGACCGGTAACGATTTTTACGGGACAATGGGCGGACCTGCCCTTCGACGAAATGTGCGGCAAGATCAAATCCTTCGGTTATGACGGCGTGGAAATCGCCTGCTGGGGCGACCACCTCGACCTGAAGCGGGCGGCGGAAGATCCGGCCTACGTGGCCGATCGCCAGGCCATATTGGCCAAACACGGCCTCAAGTGCTGGGCCATCGGCACGCATCTGCCCGGGCAGTGCGTAGGCGATCTCTGGGATCCCCGACTGGACGGCTTCGCGCCTCCGGCGCTGGCGGGTAAACCCGAAGAAATCCGGGCCTGGGGCATCCAGGAAATGAAATACGCGGCCAAGGCGGCCAAAAATCTGGGCGTCAAAGTGGTCACGGGCTTTATGGGAAGCCCCGTCTGGAAATATTTTTACAGCTTCCCCCAGACCAGCGATCAGATGATCGACGACGCCTTCAAGGAAATTGTGCGCCTGTGGACGCCGATTTTCGACGAATTTGACAAAAACGGCGTATTGTTCGCCCTCGAAGTGCACCCCACGGAAATCGCCTTCGACTATTACACGGCGGAGCGCCTCCTGAAGGAATTCAACAGACGCCCGACTCTGGGCTTCAATTTTGACCCCTCGCATCTGATCTGGCAGGGCGTAACCCCCCACATCTTCCTGCGGGATTTCGCGGATCGGATTTACCACGTGCACATGAAAGACGCGGCGGTCACCCTCGACGGCAAAGCCGGTATTTTGGGCTCCCATATTACGTTCGGCGATACCCGTCGGGGCTGGAATTTCAGATCCCTCGGCCACGGCGACGTCGATTTCGAGAACATCATTCGGGAATTAAACGCCATGGATTATCAGGGACCCCTTTCGGTCGAATGGGAAGACTCGGGCATGGAGCGCGAATACGGCGCGAAAGAAGCCTGCGCCTTTGTGCGCGAGGTCGACTTCGCCCCCTCAAACATCGCCTTTGACGACGCCATGAAGAAGGACTGATCGAGGTGACGGCGCAAACGGAGGGGAAAAGCGGCGGAAACGAACCCCGCGCCATCCTTTCCATAGACCATATCACAAAGCAATTTTCCGGCGTAAAAGTCCTGGACGATATTACGACCGACATCCGTGAAGGCGAAATCATGGGCCTGATCGGGGAAAACGGGGCCGGCAAATCCACGCTCATCAAGATTATCAGCGGCATATACCAACCCAGCGCGGGGCGGCTTCTCCTGAACGGAGAGCCCGTCTCCGTGCCGGATTACGTGACCGCGAAATCCCTGGGCATCGCCATCGTCCCCCAGGAATTCAACCTGATCAATACGCTAAACGTTTACGAAAACATTTTTCTTGGCAATGAAATCCGCAAAAAATCAGGCCTCCTCGACAAGCAGGCCATGAGGCGGGCCGCCGAAAAGCAGCTCGAAAAACTCAAGATGCCCGTGGCCGTCAACCAATTGGTCAGCCGCCTCAGCGTCGCCGAAAAGCAAATGGTGGAAATCTCCAAGGCGCTCATGCTGAACGCCCGGATTCTCATTATGGACGAACCCACGACGACCCTTACGGGGCGCGAAATCACCACGCTTTTTGAGCTCATGCGGGATTTGAAAAAACAAAACGTCACGATGATCTTCGTGTCCCACAAACTCACGGAGATCAAGACGCTCTGCGACCGGGTGATCGTGCTCCGGGACGGGAAACTCATCAGCGTCGATGATATCGCCGACGTCAATGAGGAAGATATCGCGAGGAAAATGATCGGGCGCAATTTTCAGCAGATTTACCCCGAAAAGCTCCTCAGATCCGAAGAGACCGAAGTGTTCTCGGCTCAGGGCATTTGCGTCCCCAATCTCCTGAAAGACGTATCCTTCAGCCTGCGCAAGGGAGAAATCCTGGGCTTCGCGGGACTCGTGGGCTCGGGGCGTACTGAGCTGGCCGAAGCCGTTATGGGCTTGCGGGCCATAAGCGCCGGCAAAATTTTCATCAAAGGCAAAGAGGCGCGGATCAAGACTCCGGCGGACGCCGTCAGGCACGGTCTCGGCTATCTCAGCGAAGACAGGCAGGGCAAGGGCATCGTGCAGCATTTTACCCTGCCGCAAAATATCACGCTGATCTCGCTGAAACGCT from Fusobacteriaceae bacterium harbors:
- a CDS encoding sugar phosphate isomerase/epimerase; translation: MARPVTIFTGQWADLPFDEMCGKIKSFGYDGVEIACWGDHLDLKRAAEDPAYVADRQAILAKHGLKCWAIGTHLPGQCVGDLWDPRLDGFAPPALAGKPEEIRAWGIQEMKYAAKAAKNLGVKVVTGFMGSPVWKYFYSFPQTSDQMIDDAFKEIVRLWTPIFDEFDKNGVLFALEVHPTEIAFDYYTAERLLKEFNRRPTLGFNFDPSHLIWQGVTPHIFLRDFADRIYHVHMKDAAVTLDGKAGILGSHITFGDTRRGWNFRSLGHGDVDFENIIRELNAMDYQGPLSVEWEDSGMEREYGAKEACAFVREVDFAPSNIAFDDAMKKD
- a CDS encoding sugar ABC transporter ATP-binding protein, whose product is MTAQTEGKSGGNEPRAILSIDHITKQFSGVKVLDDITTDIREGEIMGLIGENGAGKSTLIKIISGIYQPSAGRLLLNGEPVSVPDYVTAKSLGIAIVPQEFNLINTLNVYENIFLGNEIRKKSGLLDKQAMRRAAEKQLEKLKMPVAVNQLVSRLSVAEKQMVEISKALMLNARILIMDEPTTTLTGREITTLFELMRDLKKQNVTMIFVSHKLTEIKTLCDRVIVLRDGKLISVDDIADVNEEDIARKMIGRNFQQIYPEKLLRSEETEVFSAQGICVPNLLKDVSFSLRKGEILGFAGLVGSGRTELAEAVMGLRAISAGKIFIKGKEARIKTPADAVRHGLGYLSEDRQGKGIVQHFTLPQNITLISLKRYLQGAFINKGKEIAKTKEYVEMFRIAAASLSMQLRYLSGGNQQKVYLSRWVDTNPSILILDEPTRGIDVKAKQEVYEFIHRLAGEGISCIVISSEMEEIIGLCSRVYVMKEGSVAGCVEGDHINEEEIMFYATGIKGRQF